In Alnus glutinosa chromosome 7, dhAlnGlut1.1, whole genome shotgun sequence, the sequence GTAACCctctgcaatgcacccctctGGACGCGCTCTATTCCTCACATACTTCTTATATTTTCCGAGTGTCCTTTCAATTGGATACATCCAACGAAATTGTACTGGACCAGCAAGCTCAGCCTCCCGAGGTAAATGAATTGCTAGATGGATCATAACATCAAAAAATGATGGCGGAAATATCTTTTCCAACTTGCATAGAATCATAATAATGTCttctttcatttgtttcaacacATCTACTTTCAATGTTCGTGCACACAACTggttaaaaaaattactcaacTCTGTCAAAGTTGTCTGTATTTCTAGTGTTAAAAATTTCCGAATTGCAATAGGAAGTAAGCGTTGAAAGAAGACATGATAATCGTGACTTTTCATACCGGAAATCTTACCAGGCACCTTGTTCACACACCGACCAATGTTAGATGCATACCCATCGGGAAACTTAACAACTTTGACCCATTCACATAAACTTTTCCTCTCATCTCTTGTCAAGGTGTATTTCGCAATCGGCATCAAATAAGTTGCACCTTTTTTCTGTAAGTGTAATTCTTTACGTATACCCATAAGCATCAAGTCTTTTCGTGTATTGGTTGTGTCCTTGGTCTTCCCATCAATATTCATCAGCGTACCTAAGACACTTTCACAAATATTCTTCTCAATATGCATGACATCTAAATTATGTCGAAGTTTCAATTTTGACCATTAGGGcaactcaaaaaaaatactcttcttCCTCCAATTCAACTGAATATCTGAGTTAATTTCTTGTCCAAACTGCACTCCTATAAAATCCATAACTTGTTGCAGCAGTTGATCTCCAGATAGTTCTTCAGGTTCTAATCTATGCTCCTCAGTACTGTCGAACAGTTCTTTTCTTATGCGCCATACATGCCCCTGAGGAAGCCATCGACGATTACCCATGTAACACGTCTTATGCCCATGCTTCAATCTCCTAAAATCTGTATCCTTGTTACAGATTGGACATGCAAACTTTCCCTTGGTAGACCACCCAGATAAGTTTGCATACGCAGGAAAATCGTTTATAGTCCATAGTAATGCCGCATGTAATTGAAATGTGTCTTTTGTCAATGCATCGTACGTGCTTACACCTTCATTCCACAATTCTTTCAAATCATCAACCAACGGCTGCAAATACACATCAATTTTATTTCCGGGTGACGTGGGCCCTGGGATAAGTAGGGACAACAACAAATTTGGAGATTTCATACACTTCCATGGAGGTAAATTGTATACTGTTAATATTACTGGCCATATACTGTATGTTGTATTCATATTACCAAATGGGTTGAAACCATCACTTGCTAAACCAAGTCGCACATTACGAGAATCACTAGCAAACCGGTGATATCTTTTATCAAAATCTTTCCACACAATAGAATCTGCTGGGTGTCTCAAAGTGTTGCCATCATCTTTTCGTTTATCTTTGTGCCACCGCATTTCTTCAGCTATTTCTTTCATCATAAAAAATCGTTGTAGTTGTGGTTTTATTGGGAAGTACCGTAAGACTTTCTgaggtattttattttttctgcctTTGTCGTTATGCCATCTAGAAGTTTTGCATTTTGGGCATTCCACTGCATCTGCATGTTCCTTCCAAAAAAGCACACATTCATTCTTGCAAGCAtgtatatttttgtaattaaagCCCAAGCCTCGCCTTAATCCCATTGCTTCTTTGTACGAGGTTGGCAATGTCTCTCCATCTGGGAGGGCTTTCTTTATCAAGTCAATCATCATATCGAACCCCTTGTTACTTATATTGCAGATCGCCTTTATATGAAGCATCTTTAGTATGAAAGCaatttttgtgaatttcttACAGCCTGGATAAAGTTCACAAAGCCCATCTTCCAACCTTCGATAAAAGGAGTTGATATTTTCATTAGCGCCGGTTGTGGGACCTTGTGAAGTAGAGGATTCTCCTATGTTAGCATCTAGAAAAGTCCCCATACAAACATCGCCATACAATTCTTCAATCGCATCAACCTCCTCTATCATTTCACTTGCATCAGTGTGCACATTTGCATAAGTATTTACCCTAAACTGATCTTCACCGTGAAAAATCCATCGAGTGTATGTCGGATTAAATCCGAATATGAACAAGTGACCCTTCACCATGTCAATAGGACGATAGCATCGATTTGCACAATTTTTGCATGGACACAATATCATACCACGTACATCCACACATTTAACTGCCATACTCATGAATTCTTTAACACCTTCTTGAAATCGCTTTGAACAGCGGGTAGTATACCGCATCCAACTCCTATCCATCTCAACTCCTATCCCTTCATCATGTTAATGATACACAAGTTGTTAGTAAATGCATTTAATCAAGGTGAATTTTATATGGTTGACATTATATGCCTAGTTCCAATAATATTTACTAGATATTGATATGGCAAGATGAGAGTGAGTCAGCTAATCACATGTAAATTAGGGTACTAAGTTTAGTTCTTGATATCTCAAATATTCATTTAACCAAAACTAAGGTAAGGTTCCTAAAACAGtgaatttttgtagtgtccCGCAGTAACTCATGTGCCTTAGCCATCTCCCCCATCTTACAATAAGCATCCATGATAAGTAAAAGTAATTGTATCACAATAGAACCCGGCTACATCCATTTCTTTCATCAAATTTACAGCATGCATTAGATATTACACTctttttccctataaaaaaaaaaaaaattaaaatatccaTGTTTTATACAAGATATTAATTACATAGTCTCGACAATCCTAAATAATAGactaattatattatattatattatattatatatatatagtactctaCCAGAAATCTGATTCAAAATAATTCTATCAAAACCCATCTCAATAATTCTAAACCCGATCAAAACTCTCTATGCACTTTTAATTATCCTCTCTCTACATAGAAGTCTGTTTGTCCCCTTCTTCAAGCAATCttcacactttttcttttttttcataatgCCCATTAtactgaaatttttttctttttctttttctttttcctacatTTTAGAAAAATTCATCATTAGCCTTttccaattttgaatttaagatgTTGTCTGTGTGCTATATGATACTATTTACTTTTCACTTCTTTTGTTTGTCTGTTTtgttttaaatgttattttagtATTAGAAGTGGGGTTCGATCATATTAATCTCTCTTATCTATAGTCcgaatttgaatttgtttggTGTAGGTGAGCTCCGATTAACATATTGTTCACTATTGATTTTGTGGACCCATTGACCATTTCATTTTCATGTATCAACCCAAACtaacaaaatggaaaaatggTTAAGAGCTCATATTTTAGGACTTATTGTTCACTATTGATTTTGTGGACCCATTGACCATTTCATTTTTCATGTATCAACCCAAACtaacaaaatggaaaaatggTTAAGGGCTCATATTTTAGGACTTAGCATATGCATGTTGACAATGTATGTTTTAGTGTCTACATTTATTGTTGTTTGGAATAAACTTAAGTGGTGTTATGTACAGGCTATCAGTACCACAAGGccaaattaaaaggaaagaaaaagagccAAATGGCTTTAAAGAAAAAGCTTGGGTTTTTAACATTACTACAAGAGATTGGAAAGTGGGCTAACAATgggccaattttattttatttttccttctttctttcttttcttcctactttttttttttttttttggaaatatatGGGGGACTGCCTTTGTCATTTCTGCCGTAGCATGATGGAGTCCAGAGAACATCTCTTCTTTGATTGTGGTTTCAACAATCGAATTTGGAAAGAGCTTCTTGGCCTTTGTTTAGAATCAAAACCGAAGAAGTCTTGGCAGAATGTTGAAAATTAGTGTGTGCTTGAGCAGAGGAAGGACTATCTAAAGAGCAAATTGTGTATTCTGAGCCTTGGTGCTACTGTCTATATTATGTGGAAACATAGAAATGAAATCCTACATGGGAATGTTTTGAGTtcggaaaaaaaatgattttagccAAGATCAAATGGGAGATTCGGGCTCGTATTATGGCTAAAGGTCCTTATAAGAAGACCTCAATGAATTTGCAGCTTGCGGCTTTGTGGAATCTTCACAGAATTTTTCCTTAGTATTCTAGTTTGTTGGCTTTGGCTTCTATGTTATGTTTTAATGTGGTTGCTTTTGTGTTGTAATGGTGTTTGGCAAATGTTGTTCTGCTCTATTGTGTTCGTAGGGCTCTGTGAGCTTTCTGCGTCTCATTTGCCCTTTGTATAGCTTGGACCAGTTTTCGTGTGTTGTTTCTTGttgtttggtttataaaagatttttttcatcaaaaaaatttaaaaaaaaaaaaaaaaaaaaaaaaaaaaaaaaaagaggcagcAACAATTGCTAGCTAATCTCAATTTACAAATGATTCTGGTGCTTTAATATAGACGCCAATTCCCACGTTTAAATTATGCAGCAAATGTACTACTACCCTGAAAAATGATACAGAAATGACACTCTGACGGTCTcctctcctccttttttttcattaaaaacaaaaaataacttttaatcaaaaaatacactcatttatccttttttttttctttctgattaaaattctttttttttttaatgaaaaagtggAGAGAGTGGACGGTCCCTCGGTATCATTTCTCCTACTACCGTAGCCCAtagtttcatttctttcttttcttcctacttttttttttcttttcttccctttcCCTTTTTCAACTTTCTAGCATCTTCGTCTAATACAGTACagcacaacaaaaaaaaaaaaagaagaagggaaaaCTAGACAAATCCAtagtttcatttctttcttttcttcctacttgtttattttcttttcttccctttcCCTTTTTCAACTTTCTAGCATCTTCGTCTAACACAGtacaacacacaaaaaaaaaaaaaaaaaaaaagggggaaaacaAGACAAATAAAGACAAATGGACTAAAAAAAACCATGGTAACaggaaacaaaaccaaaatgaGGGAAACTGTAGGAGAGTTTACGGTGGAAGAAGAAGGcacagagaaaaataaaaaacaaccatCTCAAAACCCTTCtcagaaatagaaaaataaaaaactcaaaccaaaaatacaaacccaGAATTGGAA encodes:
- the LOC133873274 gene encoding uncharacterized protein LOC133873274 — translated: MDRSWMRYTTRCSKRFQEGVKEFMSMAVKCVDVRGMILCPCKNCANRCYRPIDMVKGHLFIFGFNPTYTRWIFHGEDQFRVNTYANVHTDASEMIEEVDAIEELYGDVCMGTFLDANIGESSTSQGPTTGANENINSFYRRLEDGLCELYPGCKKFTKIAFILKMLHIKAICNISNKGFDMMIDLIKKALPDGETLPTSYKEAMGLRRGLGFNYKNIHACKNECVLFWKEHADAVECPKCKTSRWHNDKGRKNKIPQKVLRYFPIKPQLQRFFMMKEIAEEMRWHKDKRKDDGNTLRHPADSIVWKDFDKRYHRFASDSRNVRLGLASDGFNPFGNMNTTYSIWPVILTVYNLPPWKCMKSPNLLLSLLIPGPTSPGNKIDVYLQPLVDDLKELWNEGVSTYDALTKDTFQLHAALLWTINDFPAYANLSGWSTKGKFACPICNKDTDFRRLKHGHKTCYMGNRRWLPQGHVWRIRKELFDSTEEHRLEPEELSGDQLLQQVMDFIGVQFGQEINSDIQLNWRKKSTLMNIDGKTKDTTNTRKDLMLMGIRKELHLQKKGATYLMPIAKYTLTRDERKSLCEWVKVVKFPDGYASNIGRCVNKVPGKISGMKSHDYHVFFQRLLPIAIRKFLTLEIQTTLTELSNFFNQLCARTLKVDVLKQMKEDIIMILCKLEKIFPPSFFDVMIHLAIHLPREAELAGPVQFRWMYPIERTLGKYKKYVRNRARPEGCIAEGYIADECSNFCSMYLRGIETRWNREEKNVDSGVEGVEQRLDVFSQRVRPFGAASTIILDRNEFAKARWRNGENVSKQLYHLACGPDQQTRTTQNCGVAVKGEHDTSTIEYYGELKRILELRYPGPNIVYLFECDWWNIENSSGIRTDQGFTSVNTGRKWYESDPFILACQAVQVFYLDDPKLGGNWKVVQRIINRNIYDIPIVQEGDNEEDDQVNSDSAYQEDECVGGNVVHVGDTNNEESIAIDGLYVQLDGLEFINDNMLNEDHGTNSDDEEELSSHDDTDHFQATLMIRTRTLMMMC